In Musa acuminata AAA Group cultivar baxijiao chromosome BXJ2-10, Cavendish_Baxijiao_AAA, whole genome shotgun sequence, a genomic segment contains:
- the LOC135624776 gene encoding probable protein phosphatase 2C 60: MVALMKIVRPCWKPAPEEGRGRGGGSPARADGLLWYKDLGRHAVGEFSMAVAQANNLLEDGSQIESGPLSWSEEAPGPHGTFVGVYDGHGGPEASRYINERLFFHLKKFASEQQDMSVDVIKKAFSATEEGFISFVRKQWFTKPQIASVGSCCLVGVVSGGILYVANLGDSRAVLGRFDGGFREVTAVQMCPEHNASFESVREELHSLHPNDPQIVVLKHKVWRVKGLIQVSRSIGDAYLKDAEFNREPLLSKFRLPEPFQKPILSAEPSIVTHKLCPEDQFIIFASDGLWEHLSNQEAVDMIQNYPRNGIARRLVKAALQEAAKKREMRYSDLKKIDRGVRRHFHDDITVIVLFLDPALISRNFYHGPVLSLKGAGVPV, encoded by the exons ATGGTCGCGCTGATGAAGATCGTTAGGCCTTGCTGGAAGCCGGCGCCGGAGGAAGGGAGAGGCCGCGGCGGCGGGTCTCCCGCCCGCGCCGATGGCCTCCTCTGGTACAAGGATCTCGGCCGCCACGCCGTGGGGGAGTTCTCCATGGCGGTGGCGCAGGCGAATAACCTGCTGGAGGACGGTAGCCAGATCGAGTCCGGGCCGCTGAGCTGGAGCGAGGAGGCGCCCGGGCCCCACGGCACGTTCGTCGGGGTCTACGACGGGCACGGCGGACCCGAGGCGTCGCGCTACATCAATGAGCGTTTGTTCTTCCACCTCAAAA AGTTTGCTTCGGAACAGCAAGACATGTCAGTAGATGTCATAAAGAAAGCATTTTCAGCGACAGAAGAGGGATTTATCTCTTTTGTAAGAAAGCAGTGGTTCACTAAGCCGCAGATTGCCTCTGTCGGTTCATGTTGTTTGGTTGGTGTTGTATCTGGGGGAATACTTTATGTTGCAAATCTTGGGGATTCCCGTGCAGTGCTTGGGAGATTTGACGGAGGGTTTAGAGAGGTTACAGCAGTCCAAATGTGCCCCGAGCACAATGCGAGCTTTGAATCTGTGAGAGAGGAATTGCATTCATTGCATCCCAATGACCCACAGATTGTGGTTTTGAAGCATAAGGTTTGGCGTGTCAAAGGCCTCATACAG GTTTCAAGGTCCATTGGAGACGCGTATTTGAAAGACGCAGAGTTCAACCGTGAACCTCTACTATCAAAATTTCGACTTCCTGAACCCTTCCAAAAACCAATCCTTAGTGCCGAGCCATCGATAGTGACACATAAACTCTGTCCTGAAgatcaatttataatatttgcATCAGATGGTCTATGGGAGCATTTGAGCAATCAAGAAGCTGTGGATATGATCCAGAACTACCCTCGTAAT GGTATAGCAAGAAGACTTGTCAAAGCTGCACTTCAAGAGGCAGCAAAGAAAAGAGAAATGAGATATTCTGACCTGAAAAAGATCGATCGTGGAGTGAGGAGACACTTCCATGATGATATAACCGTCATAGTGCTATTTCTAGATCCTGCTCTAATAAGTAGGAACTTCTACCATGGTCCTGTACTTTCACTTAAAGGAGCTGGTGTCCCTGTCTAA